A portion of the Corynebacterium ammoniagenes DSM 20306 genome contains these proteins:
- a CDS encoding dicarboxylate/amino acid:cation symporter produces MSDTATRSGQTKNKRFGLPQWATGFGAQVIAGLIIGLILGFIASGMNLQWLSDLLSGVGNAYVQLLRVMVPPLIFAAVVTSVANLRKVANAAALAVSTLVWFAITAFFSVLVGIFVALVMRPGVNSTVDPASAADPSKVGSWTAFIQSIVPENFIGLSASTSDDGVSLSFAALQLLVISLAIGIAAVKAGEAADPFLRFTESFLKVIQVILWWIIRLAPIGTAALIGKAVSTYGWDALGSLGKFVLAIYVGLALVLGVVYPAVLKFNGINTIEFYKRVWPVFSLGFVTRSSMGVMPVTQRVTERSMGVPSEYASFAIPLGATTKMDGCASVYPAIAAIFVAQFYDIDLTLTHYLLIIFVSVIGSAATAGTTGATVMLTLTLSTLGLPLAGVGLLLAVEPIIDMGRTAVNVTGQSLAATIVAKRSNILDQGTWDAAGKGIEAAVAPAQEDSKVNVNS; encoded by the coding sequence ATGTCTGATACGGCAACCCGCTCGGGACAAACTAAAAACAAACGCTTCGGGCTACCCCAGTGGGCCACAGGCTTTGGCGCGCAGGTTATTGCCGGCCTCATTATCGGGTTGATTTTAGGCTTTATCGCCTCGGGCATGAACTTGCAGTGGCTGTCCGACTTGCTCAGTGGAGTGGGCAATGCCTACGTGCAGCTGCTGCGCGTTATGGTTCCGCCGCTGATCTTCGCAGCTGTTGTCACTTCCGTAGCTAACCTCCGCAAGGTCGCGAACGCTGCGGCTTTGGCAGTATCTACCTTGGTGTGGTTCGCCATTACCGCCTTCTTCTCCGTGTTGGTCGGTATCTTCGTCGCACTCGTGATGCGCCCCGGCGTGAACTCCACCGTGGACCCCGCATCAGCCGCCGATCCTTCGAAGGTTGGTTCGTGGACCGCATTTATCCAATCCATCGTGCCGGAGAATTTCATCGGCCTGTCTGCATCGACAAGCGATGATGGCGTTTCGCTGTCTTTTGCTGCCTTGCAGTTGCTCGTTATTTCCCTGGCCATCGGCATTGCTGCCGTGAAAGCCGGCGAAGCCGCAGACCCATTCTTGCGCTTTACCGAATCTTTCCTCAAGGTCATCCAGGTCATCTTGTGGTGGATCATTCGCCTAGCCCCCATCGGCACCGCGGCGCTAATCGGTAAGGCCGTATCGACTTACGGCTGGGACGCCCTTGGTTCCTTAGGCAAATTTGTCCTTGCCATTTATGTCGGCCTCGCGCTCGTGCTCGGCGTCGTCTACCCAGCGGTATTGAAGTTCAACGGAATTAACACCATCGAATTTTACAAGCGCGTCTGGCCGGTGTTCTCCCTCGGTTTTGTCACCCGCTCGTCAATGGGGGTTATGCCCGTTACCCAGCGCGTTACGGAACGCTCCATGGGCGTTCCTAGTGAGTATGCATCCTTTGCTATCCCGCTGGGTGCTACCACCAAGATGGACGGCTGCGCCTCGGTCTACCCTGCGATCGCCGCTATTTTCGTCGCGCAATTCTACGATATTGACCTGACTCTAACGCACTACCTGCTCATCATCTTTGTCTCCGTCATTGGCTCCGCCGCAACCGCTGGCACCACCGGCGCAACGGTCATGCTGACCTTGACCTTGTCTACCCTGGGTCTGCCGCTCGCCGGCGTGGGTCTGCTGCTGGCTGTGGAACCCATCATCGATATGGGCCGCACCGCAGTCAACGTCACCGGTCAGTCTCTTGCTGCCACCATCGTGGCCAAGCGCTCCAATATCTTGGACCAAGGCACCTGGGATGCCGCTGGTAAAGGAATCGAAGCCGCTGTCGCACCTGCGCAGGAAGACTCCAAAGTCAACGTCAATTCCTAA
- a CDS encoding PRC and DUF2382 domain-containing protein has translation MSKNVKDLLTATAYDNNGDKVGDVNEVFVDDDSGQPTFVDVNHGLFGMGNSMVPLRGHSVEGNNLNLAFSKDKIKDAPEFDADKPLTPEEQTEIYEHYGISDASHVEGYTGGERPDQQARDNDQARTPDATTDAGTRDATDNRAAAGAGAAGAGVAGAGVAGAGAAGAGTAGARDDRDIRDDRDVRRESQVTEARHADTTADDARTTAADDARTAGATGGAGTTNTNNDNTLVRNEEHLNVGTERVQTGEARLRKYVVTDTETVEVPVSREEVRVERQPISAEDAEAQAKSGGLESEDGTTGEASVTLHEERPVVDKETVPVEKVNLSTEKVSDTERVTEDVRKEQIEADGVEGFNDKK, from the coding sequence ATGTCAAAGAATGTAAAAGACCTACTCACTGCAACTGCATATGACAACAACGGCGACAAGGTTGGAGACGTTAACGAAGTCTTCGTTGATGATGACTCCGGACAGCCAACCTTCGTTGATGTTAATCACGGACTATTTGGCATGGGCAATTCGATGGTTCCGCTGCGTGGACACTCCGTCGAAGGTAACAATCTGAACCTGGCTTTCTCCAAGGACAAGATTAAAGACGCCCCCGAATTTGACGCAGATAAGCCTCTGACTCCAGAGGAACAAACCGAAATTTATGAACACTACGGCATCTCCGATGCCTCGCACGTCGAGGGCTACACTGGTGGTGAACGCCCAGACCAGCAAGCACGCGACAACGATCAGGCTCGCACCCCTGACGCCACCACCGATGCCGGTACTCGTGATGCCACGGACAATCGTGCAGCTGCTGGCGCAGGCGCCGCCGGAGCTGGCGTTGCCGGAGCAGGAGTTGCGGGCGCAGGCGCAGCCGGTGCGGGCACCGCAGGGGCTCGCGATGACCGTGATATCCGCGACGACCGCGATGTCCGCCGCGAGTCCCAGGTAACTGAGGCTCGTCACGCTGATACCACTGCAGATGATGCTCGAACCACGGCGGCAGACGATGCTCGAACGGCCGGAGCAACTGGTGGTGCGGGAACGACCAATACCAATAATGACAACACTCTTGTCCGCAATGAGGAACACCTCAACGTGGGCACGGAGCGTGTTCAAACTGGTGAGGCGCGCCTGCGCAAATACGTCGTCACGGATACAGAGACGGTGGAAGTTCCTGTCTCTCGTGAAGAAGTGCGCGTGGAGCGTCAGCCCATCTCGGCAGAGGATGCAGAGGCACAAGCTAAGTCTGGTGGCCTTGAGAGCGAGGACGGCACCACGGGCGAAGCTTCGGTGACCTTGCACGAAGAGCGCCCAGTGGTTGATAAAGAAACCGTTCCGGTAGAAAAGGTTAACCTCAGCACTGAAAAGGTCTCTGATACCGAGCGCGTCACTGAAGACGTTCGCAAGGAGCAAATTGAAGCCGATGGTGTCGAAGGCTTTAACGATAAGAAGTAG
- a CDS encoding mismatch-specific DNA-glycosylase, producing MKFAPRRPSPMNGIKPSKKDLAPFRLAPVDDILPAEDETTPLRMLIVGVNPSPWTAAVNAPFAHPANRFWPSLYKSGIISQLVDASAGLPDSVLEEFAAKRIGLTNFISGMATARADELTKEQLRIGAQRIVELANALHPESVAVAGITAYRDAFGLRKAKLGWQNPAEVKLPEGWPVDVQLWVVPQPSGINAHENIESLGQKWAAVWQATEPTA from the coding sequence ATGAAGTTTGCTCCACGCCGCCCCTCCCCGATGAACGGTATCAAGCCGAGCAAGAAAGACTTGGCCCCTTTTCGTCTCGCACCGGTTGATGACATTCTTCCCGCCGAGGATGAAACCACGCCATTGCGGATGCTCATCGTCGGGGTCAACCCCAGCCCGTGGACCGCAGCGGTCAATGCACCCTTTGCGCATCCGGCCAATAGGTTTTGGCCGTCGCTATATAAAAGCGGCATTATTAGCCAGCTTGTCGATGCCTCCGCTGGCCTTCCCGACTCCGTCTTAGAAGAATTTGCTGCCAAGCGTATTGGCTTGACCAATTTTATCTCTGGAATGGCCACGGCCCGCGCCGATGAACTGACCAAAGAGCAATTGCGCATCGGTGCCCAGCGCATTGTTGAACTGGCCAATGCCTTGCACCCGGAATCCGTGGCGGTGGCAGGCATTACTGCCTATCGCGATGCTTTTGGACTGCGCAAAGCAAAGCTCGGGTGGCAAAACCCAGCCGAGGTTAAACTCCCCGAGGGCTGGCCTGTCGATGTTCAGCTGTGGGTAGTTCCGCAACCCAGCGGGATTAATGCGCATGAAAATATCGAATCACTCGGACAAAAATGGGCAGCCGTGTGGCAGGCTACCGAGCCAACAGCATGA
- a CDS encoding arsenic resistance protein, producing the protein MIAWLEKHQIWMYLAALFAGGVIGILLPGVSTPLEQAINPVLGLLLYATFLMVPLGRIGQGFKDFHFLGVLGALNFLVVPIVVFSLTRFIASDQVLLVGVVFVLLAPCIDYVIVFTHFAGGASDRLLSATPLLMLGQMVLLPFYLWLFIGADFVRTVDFGPFAQAFVMLIILPLLAAALTQFAAARTQWGKKLEEGVSAAMVPLMMATLAIIVASQISGVSHQVGSLFKLVPLYVAFAAIMAVLGALISRAAKLNTSARRAVTFSAVTRNSLVILPLVLALPAQFALAPLVVVTQTLVELCVMILMIWAVPRIIKPAAVPHVQLPNNSQ; encoded by the coding sequence ATGATTGCGTGGCTAGAAAAACATCAAATTTGGATGTATCTGGCGGCGCTTTTTGCCGGCGGTGTAATAGGAATTCTGCTCCCCGGAGTCTCTACGCCATTAGAGCAGGCCATTAACCCCGTGCTGGGGCTATTGCTCTATGCCACGTTTTTGATGGTTCCTTTGGGCCGAATTGGCCAAGGATTCAAAGATTTCCACTTCCTCGGCGTGCTGGGTGCACTTAATTTCCTCGTGGTGCCCATCGTTGTTTTCTCACTCACTCGGTTTATTGCCAGCGACCAGGTTCTCCTGGTCGGAGTAGTCTTTGTGCTGCTGGCGCCATGTATTGACTACGTCATTGTCTTTACGCATTTTGCCGGAGGAGCAAGCGATCGGCTGCTTTCTGCCACTCCCTTGCTCATGCTCGGGCAAATGGTCTTACTACCGTTTTATCTCTGGCTTTTTATTGGCGCTGACTTTGTCCGCACCGTGGACTTTGGACCTTTTGCTCAAGCCTTCGTAATGTTGATTATTCTCCCCTTGCTCGCTGCGGCGCTCACGCAATTCGCAGCCGCACGAACGCAGTGGGGAAAGAAGCTGGAGGAAGGTGTTTCTGCGGCGATGGTGCCGTTGATGATGGCTACTTTGGCCATCATCGTGGCTTCGCAGATTTCGGGAGTTTCACACCAGGTGGGCTCATTATTTAAGCTTGTGCCGCTATATGTGGCTTTCGCAGCCATCATGGCGGTCCTCGGTGCGTTAATCTCACGCGCGGCCAAGCTCAATACATCGGCCCGGCGCGCGGTGACCTTTAGCGCAGTGACCAGAAATTCATTGGTCATCTTACCTTTGGTACTGGCACTACCAGCACAATTTGCCCTAGCGCCATTGGTTGTCGTCACTCAGACCTTGGTAGAGCTGTGCGTGATGATCCTGATGATCTGGGCAGTGCCGCGGATCATTAAACCGGCAGCTGTGCCTCATGTTCAGCTTCCAAATAACTCGCAATAG
- a CDS encoding MFS transporter, producing MDSSTHAHTPPKPKSSPGWMITIAAAAAFLATFNETFLNVAFAPIMSDLGVDVNTVQWLTTGYLLVAAVFVPVANVLYRRFPTRSLFIAVTAIMIVGSVIGALAPNFSTLLIGLLLQAIGTGLLTPIGMNITLAVSPRQKLGMNMGIMAAMTTLGPSLAIVLSGALLTIAPWRTLMWVFAALVLIVLMAGAIVLYTVVELGRPVLDIVSFLFVAIALVGILYGVSAAFGGNILLSGGAIIVGLLFMWAFISRQNRIENPLIDLTPFKTAAFNRGVIMTMLGLLFVFAMNVIIPLFLQAARGTAPLSASLTLAPGILLTVVLGPIAGRWFDRFGGRWSIPLGFAIMAVFVGLVGVAAGQTSLVIFGALYVPAVLATAFVIGPSQTFALSHLDEKSSPHGVTVISTSFQIAGGVGTSLAAGIYGMVSQSQMNAGTAEVDSLIVGFRAAVTLVIVTSVIGLIIAIRAYSAPKPQQPQASASQDVVPGAVAEVMKSEVYSINADSTVLEALYRFTSLGISGAPIVDHNNQLVGFISDGDILRYLSAAHPSSVNFYSFAVGEKQDLEEAMQELGSLNVMSLATKQVISLPSTASVADAVAALSDASLKKVPVLNPAGAMVGIVSRSAINRLAIASYLEAEHEAQLPV from the coding sequence ATGGATTCATCTACCCATGCCCACACCCCGCCGAAACCGAAATCATCCCCTGGCTGGATGATCACTATTGCCGCAGCCGCAGCATTTCTCGCAACTTTTAATGAAACATTTCTCAACGTTGCTTTCGCACCCATCATGTCCGATCTGGGTGTTGATGTTAATACCGTGCAGTGGCTCACCACCGGCTACCTGCTGGTCGCCGCAGTATTTGTTCCCGTAGCAAACGTGCTCTATCGCCGTTTTCCCACGCGGTCGCTATTTATTGCCGTCACCGCCATTATGATTGTCGGTTCTGTCATCGGTGCCCTAGCGCCGAACTTTTCCACCTTGCTCATCGGCCTCTTGCTCCAAGCAATCGGAACCGGGTTATTAACCCCCATCGGAATGAACATCACCTTGGCGGTATCCCCGCGACAAAAGCTGGGCATGAACATGGGCATCATGGCCGCGATGACCACGCTTGGACCATCACTGGCCATTGTCTTATCCGGCGCCTTGCTGACCATTGCACCATGGCGAACGCTCATGTGGGTCTTTGCAGCACTAGTTCTTATCGTGTTGATGGCTGGCGCTATTGTGCTCTACACCGTGGTTGAACTAGGCCGCCCAGTACTCGATATTGTCTCTTTCTTGTTCGTTGCCATCGCACTGGTGGGTATCCTCTACGGCGTATCAGCCGCTTTCGGCGGCAATATCCTTCTCTCCGGTGGAGCTATCATCGTCGGCTTGTTGTTTATGTGGGCGTTTATTTCGCGTCAAAACCGCATTGAGAACCCATTGATTGACCTCACGCCCTTTAAGACCGCAGCGTTTAACCGCGGGGTCATCATGACCATGCTGGGCTTGTTGTTTGTCTTTGCCATGAACGTCATCATTCCTTTGTTCTTGCAGGCCGCGCGCGGCACCGCGCCACTGAGTGCGTCGTTGACCCTGGCGCCCGGCATCTTGTTAACCGTTGTACTTGGTCCCATCGCCGGTCGCTGGTTTGACCGCTTCGGTGGACGCTGGTCCATCCCACTGGGCTTTGCCATAATGGCAGTCTTCGTCGGTCTTGTCGGGGTAGCAGCGGGGCAGACCTCGCTGGTTATCTTCGGCGCACTGTATGTACCTGCGGTATTGGCCACGGCCTTTGTTATTGGACCTTCACAAACCTTCGCCCTGTCACACCTGGATGAAAAGTCCAGCCCACACGGCGTGACGGTCATTTCCACCAGCTTCCAAATTGCGGGCGGCGTGGGCACTTCCTTGGCCGCAGGCATCTACGGCATGGTCAGCCAATCACAGATGAACGCCGGCACCGCAGAAGTTGATTCCCTCATTGTCGGTTTCCGTGCCGCCGTTACCTTGGTTATTGTTACCTCCGTGATTGGCCTTATCATCGCCATTCGCGCATATTCTGCACCTAAGCCACAACAGCCGCAAGCATCTGCTTCACAGGACGTGGTTCCAGGTGCGGTCGCAGAAGTGATGAAGTCTGAGGTCTACAGCATCAATGCAGATAGCACTGTGTTGGAAGCACTGTATAGGTTTACTTCTTTGGGTATTTCCGGAGCGCCCATTGTGGATCACAACAATCAACTGGTTGGTTTTATCTCCGACGGTGATATTCTGCGCTACCTTTCCGCGGCACACCCCAGCTCCGTGAACTTCTACTCCTTCGCTGTGGGCGAAAAGCAGGACTTGGAAGAAGCAATGCAAGAACTCGGAAGCCTCAATGTCATGAGCCTTGCCACCAAGCAGGTCATATCCCTGCCGTCAACAGCGTCGGTAGCGGATGCCGTTGCAGCGCTTTCCGATGCCAGCCTGAAGAAAGTGCCAGTCTTAAACCCCGCCGGCGCTATGGTGGGTATCGTCAGCCGCTCTGCGATTAACCGCCTGGCTATTGCGAGTTATTTGGAAGCTGAACATGAGGCACAGCTGCCGGTTTAA
- a CDS encoding MFS transporter, which translates to MQTTEEVKLFTPTFVMGWIANFLQFLVFYFLITTMALYAVKEFSASETEAGFAASSIVIGAVVSRLISGYIIDRFGRRKIVLISVIATTIACALYIPIDSLGLLYADRFFHGIAYAFSVTAIMAMVQELIPSERRSEGTGYLALGTTVSAAIGPALALFVLGAFDYQMLFVIVLGISIVSLIASLIMFVRTSDAEPDVDESGEPAAPVKFSFKSIINPKVLPIGLFMLFVAFAYSGVIAHINAFAEQRDVVTGAGLFFIAYAISMFVMRSYLGKLQDRRGDNVVIYFGLLFFIASFVVLALSTANWHVVVAGVLAGLGYGTLMPAVQAVSVGVVDKSEFGTAFSTLFLFVDLGFGFGPVILGAVASAIGFGPMYGVLAVVGVIAGIYYLCTHARTERAKHGVVKNIETMGLAN; encoded by the coding sequence GTGCAAACAACTGAAGAGGTCAAACTCTTTACACCGACATTCGTGATGGGGTGGATCGCCAACTTCCTGCAGTTTTTGGTGTTTTATTTCCTCATTACCACGATGGCGCTTTATGCCGTCAAAGAATTCAGCGCCTCGGAAACCGAAGCCGGCTTCGCCGCGAGTTCGATTGTTATCGGTGCTGTCGTCTCCCGTTTGATCTCGGGTTATATTATTGACCGCTTCGGTCGACGCAAGATTGTTCTGATTTCCGTTATCGCCACAACTATTGCTTGTGCGCTGTACATCCCTATTGATTCGCTTGGCCTGCTCTATGCAGACCGGTTCTTCCACGGCATTGCGTATGCATTCTCCGTCACCGCCATTATGGCGATGGTCCAGGAGCTCATTCCTTCCGAGCGCCGCTCTGAGGGCACCGGCTACTTGGCGCTGGGCACCACTGTCTCCGCGGCAATCGGTCCAGCCCTAGCACTGTTTGTGCTTGGCGCCTTTGATTACCAGATGCTCTTTGTCATCGTCTTGGGCATTTCCATTGTCTCCTTGATCGCTTCACTCATCATGTTCGTGCGCACTTCTGATGCCGAACCAGATGTGGATGAGAGCGGGGAACCAGCTGCACCCGTGAAGTTCAGCTTCAAGTCGATCATCAACCCTAAGGTCTTGCCCATTGGGCTGTTTATGCTCTTTGTGGCCTTTGCGTACTCCGGAGTCATCGCACATATCAATGCTTTCGCCGAGCAGCGTGACGTGGTCACCGGTGCAGGTCTGTTCTTTATCGCGTATGCCATCTCGATGTTTGTGATGCGTTCTTACCTCGGTAAGTTGCAAGACCGTCGCGGTGACAACGTCGTGATCTACTTTGGCCTCTTATTCTTCATTGCATCCTTTGTCGTCTTGGCTTTATCAACTGCCAACTGGCACGTGGTCGTAGCAGGCGTATTGGCTGGTCTTGGCTACGGCACCTTGATGCCTGCCGTGCAAGCTGTCTCTGTAGGCGTGGTGGATAAGAGCGAATTCGGCACCGCGTTTTCCACGCTATTCCTGTTCGTCGACTTGGGCTTCGGATTCGGTCCAGTCATTTTGGGCGCTGTGGCATCGGCCATCGGCTTTGGCCCCATGTACGGCGTACTTGCCGTCGTTGGCGTTATCGCCGGAATCTACTACCTGTGCACCCACGCTCGTACGGAACGTGCCAAGCACGGGGTTGTTAAAAACATTGAAACCATGGGGCTAGCTAATTAA
- a CDS encoding MarR family winged helix-turn-helix transcriptional regulator, whose translation MTAGSHDSAAESADQGQVILDSIAYEVVLITRYAVQNLPAIKRETIMDRSALILLARLHSQGPMTVNELAEAFGLNVSTVHRQLKAAIANDLIETINAPENPAKLHRPTAAGVDALEHELAARRDDLKKIYADWSEEEIKTFARLIRKHNSSLEAYLEMPWPRPE comes from the coding sequence ATGACAGCGGGTTCACATGATTCCGCCGCAGAAAGTGCGGATCAGGGCCAGGTGATTTTGGATTCCATCGCCTATGAGGTCGTTTTAATTACCCGCTATGCGGTACAAAACCTTCCTGCCATCAAACGCGAAACCATCATGGATCGCAGCGCGCTCATCCTCCTTGCACGCTTGCATAGCCAAGGGCCGATGACCGTTAACGAGCTGGCTGAAGCTTTCGGGCTTAATGTCTCCACCGTGCATCGACAGCTCAAGGCGGCTATTGCCAACGATCTCATCGAAACCATCAATGCCCCCGAAAACCCGGCAAAGCTCCATCGCCCCACCGCTGCCGGCGTGGACGCGCTGGAACATGAATTAGCTGCACGACGTGATGATCTGAAAAAGATTTATGCCGACTGGAGCGAGGAAGAAATTAAAACCTTCGCGCGGCTAATACGCAAGCACAACTCGAGCCTCGAGGCGTATCTAGAAATGCCGTGGCCGCGGCCAGAGTAG
- a CDS encoding OsmC family protein, with the protein MAMKATRTNLNEYTVTNQDGTSLKVSPHGTPGAFSPGELLQAALLGCATLSADLQLAHMLGKDFEAEASVKSTEEDNHISDMLFEFLIQTEGRDEQEREKIVKAAAKKIDQLCIVKRSLNKGINTETDITAEP; encoded by the coding sequence ATGGCTATGAAAGCAACTCGCACCAATCTCAATGAATACACTGTCACCAACCAGGACGGCACCTCGCTGAAGGTCTCCCCGCACGGTACTCCGGGCGCATTTTCCCCCGGTGAACTTTTGCAGGCAGCTCTTTTAGGCTGCGCAACGTTATCGGCGGATCTGCAGCTGGCGCACATGCTCGGGAAAGACTTCGAGGCAGAAGCTTCCGTGAAATCAACGGAGGAAGACAACCACATCTCGGATATGTTGTTTGAATTCCTCATTCAAACCGAAGGCCGGGATGAACAAGAGCGAGAGAAGATCGTCAAGGCAGCAGCGAAAAAGATTGACCAGCTTTGCATCGTCAAGCGCTCGCTTAACAAGGGCATTAATACCGAAACCGATATCACTGCTGAGCCTTAA
- the dapA gene encoding 4-hydroxy-tetrahydrodipicolinate synthase — protein MTKKVELRGVLTALSTPFADNEDIDVDLLQKVVDRSIDNGVNGVVAGGSTGEFASLSSEERIQLVDTVASHTAGRVPVIAQTGATTTREAIRLSKKAQDSGADVLMLVTPYYEPLSLDETTTYIRTVADAVELPVMLYNIPGATGVNLDADTAGSLAREFDNIHYIKDSSANWEQALQLIHHHSDALDTIIGWDSYIYSALVEGAAGVMAGAANVIPAEIVAVVKLIQDGKLSEGLTAWNKVYPAIDAMISEPFIAAVKKGLEIQGFPIGSPRAPMADVSDEAAARIEQELKNLNA, from the coding sequence ATGACGAAAAAAGTAGAACTTCGTGGCGTACTCACCGCCTTGTCCACCCCATTTGCAGACAATGAAGATATCGACGTTGACCTGCTGCAAAAAGTGGTTGACCGCTCCATTGATAATGGCGTCAATGGTGTTGTTGCAGGTGGTTCGACGGGCGAATTTGCATCGTTAAGCAGCGAAGAGCGCATCCAATTGGTAGACACCGTTGCCTCGCACACCGCAGGCCGCGTACCCGTTATCGCACAAACTGGTGCAACCACCACGCGTGAAGCCATTCGCTTATCCAAGAAGGCGCAGGACTCCGGGGCAGATGTTCTCATGCTGGTCACCCCGTACTACGAACCACTGAGCTTGGACGAGACCACCACTTACATTCGCACCGTTGCTGATGCAGTCGAACTACCCGTGATGCTCTACAACATCCCAGGCGCGACGGGTGTGAATTTGGATGCCGATACCGCCGGAAGCCTGGCGCGTGAGTTCGACAATATCCACTACATCAAGGACTCTTCGGCGAATTGGGAACAGGCCCTGCAGCTTATTCATCACCACTCCGATGCCTTGGACACCATCATTGGTTGGGATAGCTACATCTACAGCGCTTTGGTCGAAGGTGCTGCCGGAGTAATGGCAGGTGCAGCCAATGTGATTCCCGCCGAGATCGTCGCAGTGGTCAAACTCATTCAGGACGGCAAGCTCAGCGAAGGACTCACTGCCTGGAACAAGGTATACCCAGCAATTGATGCCATGATTTCCGAGCCTTTTATCGCGGCGGTGAAAAAGGGACTCGAAATCCAAGGTTTCCCTATTGGATCCCCACGCGCACCGATGGCCGATGTGTCAGATGAAGCAGCAGCTCGCATCGAGCAGGAATTGAAGAACCTCAACGCCTAA
- a CDS encoding flavin monoamine oxidase family protein has product MKDAIIIGGGLAGLSAAWRLRHWDTVVLESSERIGGRIRSEQRGQYFLNWGGHVFGGPGTSTDTLLIETGTGAVDVPGTLAGTHMNGKLLLKGPLQTYPFRIPMKTSDRAAMITAGMKVSKDVFRYAAVVRQRPGETGEQRQQRIYDFENDRSFADYLGNIGPEAEALFTPTVTRSAGDPDEISAGAGIGYFSLVWNIGQGLSKSILGGPSTLTETIAAALRDRISTNAQVQEVTQHKDHVTVRYIQDGIEREETARTAIMATPATVSHKIGVDLRPELREALGKVQYGSYVAGAFLTNETTPQVWDSAYGIAAPKRSMAVMLNMGNIVRGSETHRQKGGSIMCFSPATLANKLLPLADAEITDTYVKDLSEVLPGFENIIEEAHIQRWELGAPYCFPGRAKLQETLMKPEERVFLAGDYLGSLYTETAITSAFTAAQRAASLLAREHQPSYPTLATATVASAGSSAA; this is encoded by the coding sequence ATGAAGGATGCAATTATTATTGGCGGAGGATTAGCGGGTCTATCTGCGGCTTGGCGTCTGCGCCATTGGGATACCGTGGTTTTGGAATCGTCAGAACGTATCGGTGGCCGAATCCGCTCCGAGCAGCGCGGACAGTATTTCCTCAATTGGGGTGGTCACGTCTTTGGCGGCCCCGGAACTTCTACCGATACGCTGCTGATAGAAACCGGCACCGGAGCAGTGGATGTGCCCGGAACGCTAGCTGGCACGCATATGAACGGCAAGCTGTTGCTCAAAGGTCCACTGCAGACCTACCCGTTCCGCATCCCCATGAAAACTAGTGACCGTGCGGCGATGATCACCGCCGGAATGAAGGTCAGCAAGGACGTTTTCCGCTACGCGGCAGTCGTGCGTCAGCGACCTGGTGAGACCGGCGAACAGCGCCAGCAGCGCATTTACGACTTTGAAAATGACCGCAGCTTTGCTGACTACCTAGGCAATATTGGCCCGGAAGCAGAAGCGTTGTTTACCCCGACGGTTACGCGCTCAGCTGGAGACCCAGATGAAATTTCTGCGGGCGCTGGCATTGGCTACTTCAGCCTCGTGTGGAATATCGGCCAGGGACTATCCAAGTCCATTTTGGGTGGACCATCGACTCTGACGGAGACCATCGCCGCCGCGTTGCGCGATCGGATCTCCACCAATGCTCAGGTTCAGGAAGTCACCCAGCACAAAGACCATGTCACCGTGCGCTATATCCAAGACGGCATCGAGCGAGAAGAAACCGCGCGCACTGCGATTATGGCCACACCGGCAACGGTCAGCCACAAAATTGGCGTCGATCTGCGCCCCGAACTGCGCGAAGCGCTGGGCAAGGTCCAGTACGGCTCTTACGTGGCCGGCGCGTTTTTGACCAACGAGACAACGCCGCAGGTATGGGACTCTGCGTACGGCATTGCTGCCCCGAAACGTTCCATGGCGGTCATGCTGAATATGGGCAATATTGTTCGTGGTTCGGAAACCCACCGACAAAAGGGTGGCAGCATCATGTGCTTCTCGCCAGCAACGTTGGCGAATAAATTGTTGCCGCTAGCCGATGCAGAAATCACGGACACCTACGTCAAAGATCTCTCGGAAGTACTGCCCGGCTTTGAAAATATCATCGAGGAAGCCCACATCCAGCGCTGGGAGTTGGGCGCCCCGTACTGCTTCCCCGGCCGTGCGAAGTTGCAAGAGACTTTGATGAAACCTGAAGAGCGCGTCTTTTTGGCCGGAGACTACCTCGGTTCTTTGTACACCGAAACTGCCATTACCTCGGCGTTTACTGCCGCTCAACGTGCAGCCAGCCTGTTGGCGCGCGAGCACCAACCCTCGTACCCCACACTGGCGACAGCAACCGTAGCCTCAGCTGGCAGTTCCGCAGCCTAA